In the Diachasmimorpha longicaudata isolate KC_UGA_2023 chromosome 1, iyDiaLong2, whole genome shotgun sequence genome, one interval contains:
- the LOC135168434 gene encoding protein artichoke-like isoform X1: MTRKSWLRTRRKGCDSAGWSRPHRQRFTISCRIIYSMLIAAWMTLQEGSGGECPASEKMPGCPCYNFEDGLFLECPGATEDSLKTALANVISAAKSKEVVVQSLSVYELDRKVEELKATMFPLGSQIRHLQISHSGLREIDEDAFDRLGTTLQSLGIVSSQLQTVPQKALTPLTGLTSLDLEANQIRELSRNSFFGLSLIKLNLKGNEIGKISEEAFAGLETSLTDLDLSENKIRIFPMTSLRRLENLLSLRLAWNGVSHLPEDGYSRLDTVNYLDLSSNNFEVIPLNCFRCCPVLRTLSLSHNSANSVDKDAFISLSHLESIDLSHNKIIFLDVATFRANPKLKSIDLSHNHLHYIRGIFARLPELKELFLADNNILEIPAEAFSESVSLSVLYLQQNAIRRIDSRGLATLGQLAQLHLSDNFIEKVPRGFLDHCDNLSTLSLDGNRIRDLEVGTFSKSKLLRELRLQDNQITEVRRGVFAPLPTLLELHLQNNAITDMETGALKSLHNLQHINLQGNLLAVLGDVFQISADSTGSLVSIQLDSNGLGVLHNDSLRGQTSVRIMWLGHNRMTRLQAPLFRDLVVVERLYLTNNSISRIEDTAFQPMQALKFLELSMNRLSHVTGKTFSELHDLEELYLQDNILKKLDPYALTALKRLRILNLANNYLTVLHNKMFQESLSIRTLNLKNCTITVIEAGAFKGLTNLYELNLEDNHLTALALDHLDIPGLRILKISNNDFSEIDGESLNGLASLQQLSIERSQILRLPFDTFSNNKHLGKILLSNNQLRSLPGSLFSGLDSLRELKLDGNSFQEMPYEVFINSTTIEFLSLSNNVILHIDTSRLNGLRNLRELDLSNNYIMSVSGFSDANFSRLISIDLSYNHLTALPANFFMNANQLRKVDLSGNKFRQLPAVALSARNMPNLGWLNITGNPLTRIHEFSLDGKYPSLEEIHISRTNLTMVTRQDFEAFPSLLHLFVTNNLISRVSPSTFQSCPKLLTLDLSANDLELLPEERLKGLQHLKLLNLTRNHLKTLEDFPEDLKALRVLDLSYNQIQSIGENTFNHLDNLVELYLYGNWISTVSTGTFKSLKKLRVLDVRGNSLENLPLNAFQPLETQIRSLRVEENPLRCGCEAQELWEWLRDHQKLIRGSREHDKEDGMGMSDGEDGLLRCEQPTELRGLVFLDLDPHAFCSEPLLVNIVVQDVKDSSVVVLWQSRNHSGVHGYQVAYRDVGKVDEIHAMMLTPTSRSAKLEKLSSNTEYLVCVLGLGNWLTQADGKTPLGQFNSSQDDLLDPSSLPEMVDSSTSRCTKVKTPEKPRVILVSGDGAAMSDSTGAKTVLTRRLGLIVGCCMGFVVFILLVSVLGYLKVKKQREAVKRDQQTVPPEYISYRHFSIQSGDAGHNNRVNNNQDAEYTSGYVNNVGQTTLSV; this comes from the exons ATGACGCGGAAAAGTTGGCTGCGGACCAGGCGAAAGGGGTGCGATTCCGCTGGATGGAGTCGTCCTCACCGTCAGCGATTCACGATAAGTTGTCGCATTATCTACTCGATGTTAATAGCAGCATGGATGACGCTGCAAGAGGGTAGCGGAGGGGAGTGTCCGGCATCGGAAAAAATGCCCGGGTGTCCTTGTTATAATTTCGAGGACGGCCTGTTTTTGGAGTGTCCTGGAGCCACTGAGGACTCACTGAAGACAGCACTTGCTAATGTCATCAGTGCTGCCAAGTCGAAAG AAGTGGTCGTTCAATCACTGAGTGTCTACGAGctggatcgaaaagtagaAGAGCTCAAGGCAACGATGTTCCCCCTTGGTTCCCAGATAAGACATCTCCAAATATCACACTCCGGATTACGAGAGATTGATGAAGACGCGTTCGATCGCTTGGGAACAACCCTGCAATCTCTGGGTATAGTCTCCAGCCAACTGCAAACTGTTCCACAGAAGGCATTGACCCCTCTGACGGGCCTAACTAGTCTCGATCTCGAGGCGAATCAAATTCGTGAGCTTTCTAGGAACAGTTTCTTCGGTTTATCCTTGATAAAGTTAAATCTCAAAGGAAATGAAATCGGTAAAATATCGGAGGAGGCTTTTGCGGGGCTGGAGACCAGTCTCACTGACTTGGACTTATCAGAAAACAAAATCAGAATTTTCCCAATGACATCGTTACGACGGCTCGAGAATCTATTATCCCTCAGACTAGCCTGGAATGGTGTATCTCACTTACCTGAGGATGGCTACTCTCGGTTGGATACCGTAAACTATCTCGATTTGAGTAGCAATAACTTCGAAGTCATTCCCCTAAACTGCTTCCGTTGCTGCCCAGTGCTTAGAACCCTCTCACTATCTCATAATTCTGCCAACTCTGTCGATAAAGACGCGTTTATATCATTGAGCCATCTAGAATCCATTGACCTCAGTCACAACAAGATCATCTTCCTGGATGTTGCAACTTTTCGTGCCAATCCCAAACTGAAGTCCATTGACCTAAGTCACAATCACCTTCATTACATCAGAGGAATCTTCGCTCGATTACCCGAACTCAAGGAGCTCTTTCTCGCCGACAACAACATCCTGGAGATACCCGCGGAAGCATTCTCGGAGTCCGTGAGCCTCTCTGTTCTCTATCTCCAGCAGAATGCCATCAGACGAATCGATTCTAGAGGGCTGGCTACCCTCGGTCAATTGGCACAACTCCACCTGAGTGACAACTTCATTGAAAAAGTCCCTCGTGGCTTTCTCGATCACTGTGATAACTTATCAACACTGTCACTCGACGGCAACAGAATACGTGACTTGGAAGTTGGCACTTTCTCGAAGTCGAAGCTGCTCCGAGAGCTTAGACTTCAAGATAATCAGATTACTGAGGTTCGACGTGGCGTGTTCGCACCTCTGCCAACTCTCCTTGAGCTGCATCTTCAGAATAATGCAATCACCGATATGGAAACAGGTGCATTGAAATCTCTTCACAACCTTCAACACATCAATCTCCAAGGAAACCTGTTAGCTGTGCTCGGTGATGTGTTCCAAATATCCGCTGATTCTACTGGTTCACTAGTATCGATTCAGCTAGACAGTAACGGTCTCGGAGTTCTGCATAATGACTCATTACGAGGACAAACATCAGTGCGGATTATGTGGCTAGGGCACAACAGAATGACACGTCTTCAGGCTCCCCTATTCCGGGATCTTGTAGTTGTTGAACGACTGTATTTAACCAACAACTCAATCTCAAGAATTGAAGATACAGCATTCCAACCCATGCAGGCATTAAAATTCTTGGAGCTCAGTATGAATAGGTTGAGTCACGTCACTGGTAAGACTTTCTCCGAGTTACACGATCTAGAGGAGTTGTACCTGCAGGACAACATCTTGAAGAAGCTAGATCCATACGCCTTGACAGCCCTAAAGCGTCTACGGATTCTGAATCTTGCTAATAACTACCTGACTGTCTTACATAACAAGATGTTTCAGGAGAGCTTATCGATACGAACATTGAATCTCAAGAATTGTACGATCACTGTCATCGAAGCAGGTGCATTCAAAGGCCTCACCAACCTCTACGAGCTTAATCTGGAAGATAATCATCTGACAGCCCTTGCTCTGGATCATCTTGATATTCCAGGGTTGCGAATACTCAAGATATCGAATAACGACTTCAGTGAGATTGATGGCGAGTCACTCAATGGTTTGGCTTCTCTTCAACAATTATCCATTGAGCGTTCGCAAATACTTCGTCTACCATTCGACACATTCTCCAATAACAAACATCTTGGGAAAATTCTGCTGAGTAACAATCAACTTCGTTCACTACCTGGCTCACTCTTCTCCGGTCTCGACTCCCTTCGCGAACTCAAGTTAGATGGTAATAGTTTCCAGGAAATGCCATACGAAGTCTTTATAAACTCCACGACAATAGAATTTCTGTCACTGTCGAATAATGTAATCCTGCATATTGACACATCGAGACTTAATGGATTAAGAAACTTGCGCGAGTTGGACCTCAGCAACAATTACATAATGTCCGTATCAGGTTTCTCCGATGCCAATTTCTCGAGATTGATATCCATTGATCTCAGTTACAATCATCTCACTGCCTTGCCAGCCAATTTCTTTATGAATGCCAATCAACTGCGTAAAGTTGACTTATCAGGTAATAAATTTCGTCAGTTACCCGCTGTTGCTCTGTCAGCGCGAAATATGCCGAATCTCGGTTGGCTCAATATTACGGGGAATCCCCTGACCAGAATACACGAATTCAGCTTAGATGGTAAGTATCCATCACTCGAAGAGATCCATATATCAAGAACCAATTTGACAATGGTCACGAGGCAAGATTTCGAAGCATTTCCATCGCTCCTCCATCTATTCGTGACTAACAATTTGATATCACGAGTATCGCCAAGTACATTTCAAAGTTGTCCAAAACTATTGACCCTGGATTTAAGTGCAAATGACCTAGAGCTGTTGCCCGAGGAGAGGCTCAAGGGTCTTCAACACCTGAAACTTTTAAATTTGACACGTAATCATCTCAAGACGCTCGAGGATTTCCCGGAGGACTTGAAGGCACTTCGAGTACTCGACTTGTCGTATAATCAAATTCAATCGATAGGGGAGAATACATTCAATCACCTCGATAATTTGGTGGAATTATATTTGTATGGAAATTGGATATCGACAGTATCGACAGGCACTTTCAAGAGCCTTAAGAAACTACGTGTCTTGGATGTGAGGGGTAATTCCCTCGAGAATTTACCTCTGAATGCGTTTCAACCCCTTGAGACACAGATAAGGAGTCTACGTGTTGAGG AGAATCCACTGCGCTGCGGTTGCGAGGCACAGGAGCTGTGGGAGTGGCTGCGCGATCACCAGAAACTCATCAGAGGGAGCAGAGAGCATGATAAAGAGGATGGAATGGGGATGAGCGATGGTGAGGATGGATTGCTCAGGTGTGAGCAGCCGACTGAACTGCGCGGCCTTGTGTTTCTTGACCTAGACCCACATGCTTTCTGTTCCGAGCCTTTGCTGGTCAATATTGTGGTGCAGGATGTGAAGGATTCTTCGGTTGTTGTTCTGTGGCAGAGTCGAAATCATAGCGGCGTGCATGGCTACCAGGTTGCTTATCGCGATGTTGGTAAAGTTGATGAG ATCCATGCAATGATGTTGACACCAACGTCTCGCTCCGCTAAACTAGAAAAATTGTCTTCCAACACGGAGTACTTAGTCTGCGTCCTGGGTCTTGGCAACTGGTTAACCCAGGCCGATGGAAAAACTCCCCTAGGACAATTCAACTCGAGTCAAGACGATCTACTCGACCCCTCATCACTCCCAGAAATGGTGGATTCCTCGACAAGTCGTTGTACAAAGGTAAAAACCCCCGAAAAACCCCGGGTCATACTTGTCAGTGGTGATGGTGCAGCGATGAGTGATTCTACTGGTGCTAAAACAGTTTTAACTCGTAGATTAGGCTTAATTGTGGGGTGCTGCATGGGCTTTGTCGTCTTTATACTCCTCGTCTCCGTTCTTGGCTATCTCAAGGTCAAGAAACAGAGGGAGGCGGTGAAGAGGGATCAACAGACTGTGCCACCCGAGTACATTTCCTACCGTCATTTTAGCATACAGAGCGGTGATGCTGGCCATAATAATCGCGTTAATAATAATCAAGATGCTGAGTATACGTCTGGGTATGTTAATAATGTGGGACAAACTACATTGAGTGTATAG
- the LOC135168434 gene encoding protein artichoke-like isoform X2, producing MTRKSWLRTRRKGCDSAGWSRPHRQRFTISCRIIYSMLIAAWMTLQEGSGGECPASEKMPGCPCYNFEDGLFLECPGATEDSLKTALANVISAAKSKEVVVQSLSVYELDRKVEELKATMFPLGSQIRHLQISHSGLREIDEDAFDRLGTTLQSLGIVSSQLQTVPQKALTPLTGLTSLDLEANQIRELSRNSFFGLSLIKLNLKGNEIGKISEEAFAGLETSLTDLDLSENKIRIFPMTSLRRLENLLSLRLAWNGVSHLPEDGYSRLDTVNYLDLSSNNFEVIPLNCFRCCPVLRTLSLSHNSANSVDKDAFISLSHLESIDLSHNKIIFLDVATFRANPKLKSIDLSHNHLHYIRGIFARLPELKELFLADNNILEIPAEAFSESVSLSVLYLQQNAIRRIDSRGLATLGQLAQLHLSDNFIEKVPRGFLDHCDNLSTLSLDGNRIRDLEVGTFSKSKLLRELRLQDNQITEVRRGVFAPLPTLLELHLQNNAITDMETGALKSLHNLQHINLQGNLLAVLGDVFQISADSTGSLVSIQLDSNGLGVLHNDSLRGQTSVRIMWLGHNRMTRLQAPLFRDLVVVERLYLTNNSISRIEDTAFQPMQALKFLELSMNRLSHVTGKTFSELHDLEELYLQDNILKKLDPYALTALKRLRILNLANNYLTVLHNKMFQESLSIRTLNLKNCTITVIEAGAFKGLTNLYELNLEDNHLTALALDHLDIPGLRILKISNNDFSEIDGESLNGLASLQQLSIERSQILRLPFDTFSNNKHLGKILLSNNQLRSLPGSLFSGLDSLRELKLDGNSFQEMPYEVFINSTTIEFLSLSNNVILHIDTSRLNGLRNLRELDLSNNYIMSVSGFSDANFSRLISIDLSYNHLTALPANFFMNANQLRKVDLSGNKFRQLPAVALSARNMPNLGWLNITGNPLTRIHEFSLDGKYPSLEEIHISRTNLTMVTRQDFEAFPSLLHLFVTNNLISRVSPSTFQSCPKLLTLDLSANDLELLPEERLKGLQHLKLLNLTRNHLKTLEDFPEDLKALRVLDLSYNQIQSIGENTFNHLDNLVELYLYGNWISTVSTGTFKSLKKLRVLDVRGNSLENLPLNAFQPLETQIRSLRVEENPLRCGCEAQELWEWLRDHQKLIRGSREHDKEDGMGMSDGEDGLLRCEQPTELRGLVFLDLDPHAFCSEPLLVNIVVQDVKDSSVVVLWQSRNHSGVHGYQVAYRDVGKVDEIHAMMLTPTSRSAKLEKLSSNTEYLVCVLGLGNWLTQADGKTPLGQFNSSQDDLLDPSSLPEMVDSSTSRCTKIRLNCGVLHGLCRLYTPRLRSWLSQGQETEGGGEEGSTDCATRVHFLPSF from the exons ATGACGCGGAAAAGTTGGCTGCGGACCAGGCGAAAGGGGTGCGATTCCGCTGGATGGAGTCGTCCTCACCGTCAGCGATTCACGATAAGTTGTCGCATTATCTACTCGATGTTAATAGCAGCATGGATGACGCTGCAAGAGGGTAGCGGAGGGGAGTGTCCGGCATCGGAAAAAATGCCCGGGTGTCCTTGTTATAATTTCGAGGACGGCCTGTTTTTGGAGTGTCCTGGAGCCACTGAGGACTCACTGAAGACAGCACTTGCTAATGTCATCAGTGCTGCCAAGTCGAAAG AAGTGGTCGTTCAATCACTGAGTGTCTACGAGctggatcgaaaagtagaAGAGCTCAAGGCAACGATGTTCCCCCTTGGTTCCCAGATAAGACATCTCCAAATATCACACTCCGGATTACGAGAGATTGATGAAGACGCGTTCGATCGCTTGGGAACAACCCTGCAATCTCTGGGTATAGTCTCCAGCCAACTGCAAACTGTTCCACAGAAGGCATTGACCCCTCTGACGGGCCTAACTAGTCTCGATCTCGAGGCGAATCAAATTCGTGAGCTTTCTAGGAACAGTTTCTTCGGTTTATCCTTGATAAAGTTAAATCTCAAAGGAAATGAAATCGGTAAAATATCGGAGGAGGCTTTTGCGGGGCTGGAGACCAGTCTCACTGACTTGGACTTATCAGAAAACAAAATCAGAATTTTCCCAATGACATCGTTACGACGGCTCGAGAATCTATTATCCCTCAGACTAGCCTGGAATGGTGTATCTCACTTACCTGAGGATGGCTACTCTCGGTTGGATACCGTAAACTATCTCGATTTGAGTAGCAATAACTTCGAAGTCATTCCCCTAAACTGCTTCCGTTGCTGCCCAGTGCTTAGAACCCTCTCACTATCTCATAATTCTGCCAACTCTGTCGATAAAGACGCGTTTATATCATTGAGCCATCTAGAATCCATTGACCTCAGTCACAACAAGATCATCTTCCTGGATGTTGCAACTTTTCGTGCCAATCCCAAACTGAAGTCCATTGACCTAAGTCACAATCACCTTCATTACATCAGAGGAATCTTCGCTCGATTACCCGAACTCAAGGAGCTCTTTCTCGCCGACAACAACATCCTGGAGATACCCGCGGAAGCATTCTCGGAGTCCGTGAGCCTCTCTGTTCTCTATCTCCAGCAGAATGCCATCAGACGAATCGATTCTAGAGGGCTGGCTACCCTCGGTCAATTGGCACAACTCCACCTGAGTGACAACTTCATTGAAAAAGTCCCTCGTGGCTTTCTCGATCACTGTGATAACTTATCAACACTGTCACTCGACGGCAACAGAATACGTGACTTGGAAGTTGGCACTTTCTCGAAGTCGAAGCTGCTCCGAGAGCTTAGACTTCAAGATAATCAGATTACTGAGGTTCGACGTGGCGTGTTCGCACCTCTGCCAACTCTCCTTGAGCTGCATCTTCAGAATAATGCAATCACCGATATGGAAACAGGTGCATTGAAATCTCTTCACAACCTTCAACACATCAATCTCCAAGGAAACCTGTTAGCTGTGCTCGGTGATGTGTTCCAAATATCCGCTGATTCTACTGGTTCACTAGTATCGATTCAGCTAGACAGTAACGGTCTCGGAGTTCTGCATAATGACTCATTACGAGGACAAACATCAGTGCGGATTATGTGGCTAGGGCACAACAGAATGACACGTCTTCAGGCTCCCCTATTCCGGGATCTTGTAGTTGTTGAACGACTGTATTTAACCAACAACTCAATCTCAAGAATTGAAGATACAGCATTCCAACCCATGCAGGCATTAAAATTCTTGGAGCTCAGTATGAATAGGTTGAGTCACGTCACTGGTAAGACTTTCTCCGAGTTACACGATCTAGAGGAGTTGTACCTGCAGGACAACATCTTGAAGAAGCTAGATCCATACGCCTTGACAGCCCTAAAGCGTCTACGGATTCTGAATCTTGCTAATAACTACCTGACTGTCTTACATAACAAGATGTTTCAGGAGAGCTTATCGATACGAACATTGAATCTCAAGAATTGTACGATCACTGTCATCGAAGCAGGTGCATTCAAAGGCCTCACCAACCTCTACGAGCTTAATCTGGAAGATAATCATCTGACAGCCCTTGCTCTGGATCATCTTGATATTCCAGGGTTGCGAATACTCAAGATATCGAATAACGACTTCAGTGAGATTGATGGCGAGTCACTCAATGGTTTGGCTTCTCTTCAACAATTATCCATTGAGCGTTCGCAAATACTTCGTCTACCATTCGACACATTCTCCAATAACAAACATCTTGGGAAAATTCTGCTGAGTAACAATCAACTTCGTTCACTACCTGGCTCACTCTTCTCCGGTCTCGACTCCCTTCGCGAACTCAAGTTAGATGGTAATAGTTTCCAGGAAATGCCATACGAAGTCTTTATAAACTCCACGACAATAGAATTTCTGTCACTGTCGAATAATGTAATCCTGCATATTGACACATCGAGACTTAATGGATTAAGAAACTTGCGCGAGTTGGACCTCAGCAACAATTACATAATGTCCGTATCAGGTTTCTCCGATGCCAATTTCTCGAGATTGATATCCATTGATCTCAGTTACAATCATCTCACTGCCTTGCCAGCCAATTTCTTTATGAATGCCAATCAACTGCGTAAAGTTGACTTATCAGGTAATAAATTTCGTCAGTTACCCGCTGTTGCTCTGTCAGCGCGAAATATGCCGAATCTCGGTTGGCTCAATATTACGGGGAATCCCCTGACCAGAATACACGAATTCAGCTTAGATGGTAAGTATCCATCACTCGAAGAGATCCATATATCAAGAACCAATTTGACAATGGTCACGAGGCAAGATTTCGAAGCATTTCCATCGCTCCTCCATCTATTCGTGACTAACAATTTGATATCACGAGTATCGCCAAGTACATTTCAAAGTTGTCCAAAACTATTGACCCTGGATTTAAGTGCAAATGACCTAGAGCTGTTGCCCGAGGAGAGGCTCAAGGGTCTTCAACACCTGAAACTTTTAAATTTGACACGTAATCATCTCAAGACGCTCGAGGATTTCCCGGAGGACTTGAAGGCACTTCGAGTACTCGACTTGTCGTATAATCAAATTCAATCGATAGGGGAGAATACATTCAATCACCTCGATAATTTGGTGGAATTATATTTGTATGGAAATTGGATATCGACAGTATCGACAGGCACTTTCAAGAGCCTTAAGAAACTACGTGTCTTGGATGTGAGGGGTAATTCCCTCGAGAATTTACCTCTGAATGCGTTTCAACCCCTTGAGACACAGATAAGGAGTCTACGTGTTGAGG AGAATCCACTGCGCTGCGGTTGCGAGGCACAGGAGCTGTGGGAGTGGCTGCGCGATCACCAGAAACTCATCAGAGGGAGCAGAGAGCATGATAAAGAGGATGGAATGGGGATGAGCGATGGTGAGGATGGATTGCTCAGGTGTGAGCAGCCGACTGAACTGCGCGGCCTTGTGTTTCTTGACCTAGACCCACATGCTTTCTGTTCCGAGCCTTTGCTGGTCAATATTGTGGTGCAGGATGTGAAGGATTCTTCGGTTGTTGTTCTGTGGCAGAGTCGAAATCATAGCGGCGTGCATGGCTACCAGGTTGCTTATCGCGATGTTGGTAAAGTTGATGAG ATCCATGCAATGATGTTGACACCAACGTCTCGCTCCGCTAAACTAGAAAAATTGTCTTCCAACACGGAGTACTTAGTCTGCGTCCTGGGTCTTGGCAACTGGTTAACCCAGGCCGATGGAAAAACTCCCCTAGGACAATTCAACTCGAGTCAAGACGATCTACTCGACCCCTCATCACTCCCAGAAATGGTGGATTCCTCGACAAGTCGTTGTACAAAG ATTAGGCTTAATTGTGGGGTGCTGCATGGGCTTTGTCGTCTTTATACTCCTCGTCTCCGTTCTTGGCTATCTCAAGGTCAAGAAACAGAGGGAGGCGGTGAAGAGGGATCAACAGACTGTGCCACCCGAGTACATTTCCTACCGTCATTTTAG